A section of the Prevotella melaninogenica genome encodes:
- a CDS encoding MBOAT family O-acyltransferase: protein MAILKIFLQNIELYVSSLDFTKVVDILLYNPREPLLFSSGAFLFIFLVFMIGYYCLRNKVDGRLLFVTLFSYYFFYKSSSFYFLLLLIVTISDFYIAQRVAKGKHPKLWLALTLLIDLGLLAYFKYTNFFAGMVTQMIGGNFQPWDIFLPVGISFYTFKTISYVVDIYRKKAEPMESLLDYAFYVSFFPTLLAGPITRATDFGPQIRKPLHISREMFAQGVFFIIIGLFKKAVISDYISQNFVDRIFDNPTLFSGGEVLLGLYGYCIQIYCDFSGYSDMAIGIALLLGFKIPMNFNAPLTADSMTDFWRRWHISLSTWIRDYVYISLGGNKKGTLRMYFNQMVAMTACGLWHGASLNFIVWGVLHGALVCVHKFWSQTVMKHDRRYHPSGLRRFISVFITFHVLCFTWLFFRCKDFDAVWVMVKQMFTKFNPSVLPDVFIGYKYVFLLMIFALLTHWIPDSWQNRCVRVLEKGGVLLSAIAITIVIFIIMQVKSSDIQPFIYFQF from the coding sequence ATGGCTATATTAAAAATCTTCCTACAGAATATTGAGTTGTATGTCTCAAGCCTTGACTTCACAAAGGTGGTTGACATCCTGCTCTATAATCCACGCGAACCGCTTCTTTTCTCATCAGGAGCATTCCTCTTTATCTTCTTGGTCTTCATGATAGGTTACTACTGTCTGCGAAATAAGGTAGATGGTAGACTTCTCTTTGTAACGCTTTTCTCTTATTATTTCTTCTATAAGAGTAGTAGCTTCTATTTCTTGTTGTTGCTTATCGTTACAATCAGTGACTTTTATATTGCACAACGTGTTGCTAAGGGAAAGCATCCTAAATTATGGTTAGCTTTGACACTGTTGATAGACCTTGGATTGTTGGCTTACTTTAAGTACACCAACTTCTTTGCAGGAATGGTAACACAGATGATTGGTGGAAACTTCCAACCTTGGGATATCTTCTTACCAGTAGGAATTAGCTTCTATACCTTTAAGACAATTTCATACGTTGTAGATATTTACAGAAAGAAGGCTGAACCAATGGAGTCACTTCTTGACTACGCTTTCTATGTCAGCTTCTTCCCAACACTTCTCGCTGGTCCGATTACGCGTGCAACAGACTTCGGTCCACAGATTCGCAAGCCGTTACATATCAGCCGTGAAATGTTTGCGCAGGGAGTATTCTTTATTATCATTGGTCTCTTTAAGAAAGCTGTTATCTCTGATTATATCTCACAAAACTTTGTAGATCGTATCTTTGACAACCCAACGCTCTTCTCTGGTGGCGAGGTTCTTCTTGGTCTTTATGGCTACTGTATTCAGATTTACTGCGACTTCTCTGGTTATTCTGATATGGCAATCGGTATTGCTTTACTTCTTGGATTTAAGATTCCTATGAACTTTAATGCACCACTTACAGCCGATTCCATGACTGATTTCTGGCGTCGTTGGCATATTTCGCTTTCAACTTGGATTCGTGATTATGTCTATATCTCGCTTGGTGGAAACAAGAAGGGAACACTTCGTATGTATTTTAATCAGATGGTTGCTATGACAGCTTGCGGTCTTTGGCATGGAGCTTCGTTGAACTTTATTGTTTGGGGTGTCTTGCATGGTGCATTGGTTTGTGTACATAAGTTCTGGTCACAGACAGTTATGAAGCACGACCGTCGTTATCATCCATCTGGTCTTCGTCGGTTTATTTCAGTATTTATCACTTTCCACGTACTCTGTTTTACATGGCTTTTCTTCCGTTGTAAGGACTTTGATGCTGTATGGGTTATGGTAAAGCAAATGTTTACGAAGTTCAATCCTTCCGTACTTCCTGATGTCTTCATAGGGTATAAGTATGTATTCCTTTTGATGATATTTGCTCTTCTGACACATTGGATTCCAGACTCATGGCAGAATCGTTGTGTACGTGTCTTGGAAAAGGGTGGCGTATTACTTTCTGCAATAGCAATTACTATTGTTATCTTTATTATCATGCAGGTAAAGAGCTCTGATATACAGCCATTTATTTACTTCCAGTTCTAA
- a CDS encoding GNAT family N-acetyltransferase, whose translation MFEVKQYTQEQTREWNEFIENSRQGTFLFNRSYMDYHTDRFQDASLMIYRKGLLYALFPANRLNDTLYSHQGLTYGGLITKKQATTVEICEVFIRINKHLYNSEIQRVIYKPTPWIYHCYPAEEDLYALINVCHAQLVARDISSTIPFALRMKFTESRRSGIRKATRAGVTVCESKDYATFWNILNDNLTNKYDTHPVHSLEELELLRNHFPKSIRLFMAYNNKGIAIGGTVVYEMSQVIHTQYISASKEGKELGALDFLFDYIINVVYADHKGYFDFGKSTEEQGKVLNAPLIFQKEGFGGRGVCYDCYTWETKSVIE comes from the coding sequence ATGTTTGAAGTAAAGCAATATACGCAAGAGCAAACACGAGAGTGGAACGAGTTTATAGAGAATTCTCGACAAGGAACGTTTCTCTTCAACCGTTCCTATATGGATTATCATACAGATAGGTTTCAAGACGCTTCGTTGATGATTTATCGTAAAGGTCTGCTCTATGCACTCTTTCCTGCTAATCGTTTAAACGATACACTTTACTCTCATCAAGGATTGACTTATGGTGGACTTATAACTAAGAAGCAGGCTACCACAGTTGAGATTTGTGAGGTTTTTATAAGGATTAACAAACATCTTTATAACTCAGAAATACAAAGAGTTATATATAAACCAACTCCATGGATATATCATTGTTATCCAGCTGAAGAAGACCTCTATGCTCTTATCAATGTGTGTCATGCCCAACTGGTGGCTCGTGACATATCAAGTACTATTCCATTTGCTTTACGTATGAAGTTCACAGAGAGCCGTCGAAGTGGAATTAGAAAGGCAACACGTGCAGGAGTGACTGTTTGTGAGAGTAAAGACTATGCTACTTTTTGGAATATCCTAAATGATAACCTTACCAATAAGTATGATACGCATCCCGTGCACTCTCTTGAGGAGTTAGAACTACTCCGCAACCATTTCCCTAAGTCCATTCGATTATTCATGGCATATAATAATAAAGGTATTGCTATTGGAGGGACAGTTGTTTACGAGATGTCGCAAGTTATTCACACACAGTATATCTCAGCATCCAAAGAAGGTAAAGAATTGGGGGCACTTGATTTCCTCTTTGATTACATTATCAATGTTGTCTATGCTGATCATAAAGGCTACTTTGACTTTGGCAAGAGTACAGAAGAACAAGGAAAGGTTCTTAACGCACCACTTATTTTTCAAAAAGAAGGCTTTGGAGGACGTGGCGTTTGCTACGACTGTTATACATGGGAAACAAAGTCAGTTATAGAGTAA
- a CDS encoding DegT/DnrJ/EryC1/StrS family aminotransferase, translating to MINYLSLQKITALHEPELTAAVNQVLRSGWYLQGEHITLFEKNYAQYIGTKYCVTCGNGLDALCLILRAYIELGLLKEGDEVIVPANTYIATILSITENHLTPILVEPDINTFEIDEQQIEQAITPRTRAIMLVHLYGRCAYTAFIGDICKRHNLLLLEDNAQAHGCYFGNKRTGSLGNAAAHSFYPGKNLGALGDAGAVTTNDELLAHTIRSLTNYGSARKYEFTFKGKNSRMDEIHAAVLNVKLPYLDEENQRRKQIAKAYLKGINNPQITLIKDNDRDNVYHIFPILCSSRDRLQQYLKDNGIETMIHYPIPPHQQQAYKEWNEQHYPITEFIHQQELSLPCNPTMTDEEVYQIIDSLNMYQ from the coding sequence ATGATAAATTATCTCTCATTACAAAAAATAACAGCATTACACGAACCAGAGCTTACTGCTGCTGTTAATCAGGTACTACGTTCAGGATGGTATCTGCAGGGAGAGCATATAACATTATTTGAAAAGAATTATGCACAATATATTGGCACAAAATACTGTGTGACCTGTGGAAACGGTCTTGACGCGCTGTGTCTTATCCTTCGTGCATATATTGAGTTAGGACTACTCAAAGAAGGGGATGAAGTCATTGTTCCTGCTAACACATACATAGCAACAATCCTATCCATCACTGAGAACCATCTTACTCCTATACTTGTAGAACCAGATATCAACACTTTTGAGATAGATGAGCAACAGATAGAACAAGCTATCACTCCTCGCACACGTGCTATTATGCTTGTGCACCTTTATGGGAGATGTGCTTATACAGCTTTCATTGGTGACATTTGCAAACGTCATAACCTCTTACTACTTGAAGATAATGCACAAGCGCACGGCTGCTACTTTGGCAACAAACGTACAGGAAGCCTTGGAAATGCAGCTGCTCACAGCTTTTATCCAGGAAAGAACCTCGGTGCATTAGGTGATGCAGGAGCAGTGACAACCAATGACGAATTGCTGGCACATACTATTCGAAGCCTTACCAACTACGGCTCTGCACGTAAGTATGAGTTTACTTTTAAGGGAAAGAATAGCCGCATGGATGAAATCCATGCGGCAGTTTTGAATGTAAAACTCCCCTATCTTGATGAAGAAAACCAGCGCAGAAAGCAGATTGCCAAAGCATACTTAAAGGGCATTAACAACCCACAAATAACATTGATAAAGGATAATGACAGAGACAATGTATATCATATATTCCCTATTCTCTGTTCATCTCGTGATCGTTTACAACAATATCTCAAAGATAATGGTATTGAAACAATGATACACTATCCCATTCCACCACATCAGCAACAGGCTTATAAAGAATGGAATGAGCAACATTATCCTATCACAGAGTTTATTCATCAACAAGAACTCTCCCTCCCTTGCAATCCAACCATGACTGATGAAGAAGTTTATCAAATCATTGATAGCCTCAATATGTATCAATAA
- a CDS encoding glycoside hydrolase family 125 protein — MRKITYITSTFVALMALQAQPVNADNINKVPTNQLTCPADAVTFTSKRPKETERLFRSEAVEKEIQNIIKKLTNRRLAWMFENCFPNTLDTTVHYGEESDGTPDTYVYTGDIPAMWLRDSGAQVWPYVQLAGKDKKLKKMLAGVINRQFKCINIDPYANAFNHYPDPNGRWMTDETDMKPELHERKFEIDSLCYPIRLAFEYWKITGDTSVFGSEWIKAVENILKTFREQQKKDGRGTYKFLRVTDRAFDTMSNAGWGAPVKPVGLIASAFRPSDDATTLQFLVPSNFMAVSSLRKAAEILTKVNNNTTLATQCSDLANEVSNALQKYAVYEHPKYGKIYAYEVDGFGSYFLMDDANVPSLLAMPYLGDVSVDDPIYQNTRRYVWSEDNPYFHRGKAGEGIGGPHIGNDMIWPMSIMMRAFTSKDDQEIRQCIEMLMNTDAGTGFIHESFYKDDANKFTREWFAWQNTLFGELIVKLVNDGKLDLLNSIK, encoded by the coding sequence ATGAGAAAGATTACCTATATTACATCAACATTCGTTGCATTGATGGCATTACAAGCGCAACCTGTCAATGCTGATAATATAAATAAGGTACCAACAAACCAACTCACCTGCCCAGCAGATGCAGTGACATTCACTTCAAAACGACCTAAAGAAACTGAAAGACTTTTCCGCTCAGAAGCAGTAGAAAAAGAAATACAGAACATTATAAAGAAGTTAACGAACAGACGTCTGGCATGGATGTTTGAGAATTGCTTCCCAAATACACTTGACACTACTGTACACTATGGCGAAGAATCAGATGGAACACCTGATACTTATGTTTATACAGGTGACATTCCTGCTATGTGGCTTCGTGATTCTGGTGCACAGGTGTGGCCATACGTACAGTTAGCAGGAAAGGATAAGAAACTGAAGAAGATGCTGGCTGGTGTTATCAATCGTCAGTTCAAATGTATCAATATCGATCCATACGCTAATGCATTTAATCATTATCCAGACCCAAATGGACGTTGGATGACCGATGAAACTGACATGAAACCAGAGCTACACGAACGTAAGTTTGAGATTGACTCACTCTGTTATCCAATCCGTCTCGCTTTTGAATATTGGAAGATAACTGGTGATACAAGCGTCTTTGGCTCAGAATGGATTAAAGCTGTTGAGAACATTCTCAAGACATTCCGCGAGCAACAGAAGAAAGATGGCAGAGGAACCTATAAGTTCCTTCGCGTTACAGATCGTGCATTTGACACAATGAGCAATGCAGGATGGGGCGCACCTGTAAAGCCAGTAGGCTTGATTGCTTCTGCCTTCCGCCCTTCTGATGATGCAACAACGTTACAATTCCTCGTACCATCCAACTTTATGGCAGTATCATCTCTACGCAAAGCAGCAGAGATATTGACCAAAGTGAATAATAATACAACACTTGCAACTCAATGTAGCGACCTTGCTAACGAAGTCAGCAATGCTTTGCAAAAATATGCTGTATACGAACATCCTAAATATGGTAAGATATATGCTTACGAAGTAGATGGCTTTGGCAGCTACTTCCTGATGGATGACGCAAATGTGCCAAGTCTGTTAGCAATGCCATATCTTGGTGATGTAAGCGTAGATGACCCTATCTATCAGAACACTCGCCGCTATGTATGGAGTGAAGATAATCCATATTTCCATCGTGGTAAAGCTGGTGAAGGTATTGGTGGACCACATATTGGCAACGACATGATATGGCCTATGTCAATTATGATGCGTGCTTTTACCTCAAAAGATGATCAAGAAATACGTCAGTGTATTGAAATGTTAATGAATACTGATGCAGGAACCGGCTTTATTCATGAGAGTTTCTATAAGGACGATGCAAATAAATTTACACGTGAGTGGTTTGCATGGCAGAACACATTATTTGGTGAGCTTATCGTTAAGTTGGTAAATGATGGCAAACTTGATTTGCTAAACAGTATAAAATAG
- a CDS encoding TetR/AcrR family transcriptional regulator: MHNTATETTYRQELKERILITAIELFHKRGIRCVKMDDIANELKISKRTLYEIYSNKEELLFEVVRHDKQREKRRMDEIVKTGLNVINIIIEICRFRIEEFSQINPLFFEEFHRYPELLAYVRRLHDERETDAHAFIQRGIDEGLFLPDVNYDIVRTLTVASQQAIMNQYLYKKYDVKELAHVGILFFIRAYCTLKGVKLLDEELNSLHLS; encoded by the coding sequence ATGCATAATACAGCTACAGAAACCACTTATCGGCAAGAACTTAAAGAGAGAATTCTCATTACTGCCATAGAGCTTTTCCATAAGCGTGGAATAAGGTGTGTCAAGATGGATGATATTGCCAACGAGCTCAAGATTTCAAAGCGTACGCTCTACGAAATATATAGCAACAAAGAAGAACTGCTTTTCGAAGTTGTACGACATGACAAGCAGAGAGAGAAACGACGGATGGACGAGATTGTCAAGACGGGATTGAATGTAATTAATATTATCATTGAAATCTGTCGTTTTCGCATAGAGGAGTTTAGTCAAATTAACCCTCTTTTCTTTGAAGAATTTCATAGATATCCAGAGTTGCTCGCTTATGTACGTAGGCTACATGATGAAAGGGAAACCGATGCTCACGCTTTTATACAACGTGGTATTGATGAAGGTTTGTTCCTTCCTGATGTAAACTATGATATTGTTCGTACACTGACTGTTGCATCTCAGCAAGCAATTATGAATCAGTATCTTTATAAGAAATACGATGTGAAGGAGTTGGCACATGTTGGTATATTATTCTTTATTCGCGCTTATTGTACGCTGAAGGGTGTCAAGCTGTTGGATGAAGAACTAAACTCTCTTCACTTGTCTTAA
- a CDS encoding sugar 3,4-ketoisomerase: protein MKETKASIGKIISLQKMVDPRGNLSIAEGMKDIPFNISRVYWTYDVPSGACRGGHAHKHCREFIIAVSGSFTVTLDNGLDKQSFLLNHPYQGLLVETDIWRTLDDFSSGAVCLVLAEDPFEEEDYIREYKEFLNYQRSKKE from the coding sequence ATGAAAGAAACTAAGGCTTCAATAGGAAAGATTATCTCCCTACAAAAGATGGTTGACCCACGTGGCAACCTCTCTATTGCAGAGGGAATGAAGGATATTCCTTTCAATATTTCTCGTGTTTATTGGACATACGATGTACCATCAGGTGCTTGCCGTGGTGGTCATGCCCATAAGCATTGCCGAGAGTTCATCATCGCTGTGAGTGGTTCGTTCACTGTTACACTCGATAATGGACTTGACAAACAATCTTTTCTCTTGAATCATCCTTATCAAGGACTCTTAGTTGAAACAGATATATGGCGCACACTCGATGATTTTTCATCGGGTGCAGTGTGCCTTGTTTTGGCAGAAGACCCTTTTGAAGAGGAGGATTATATCCGTGAATACAAAGAGTTTCTTAACTATCAGCGTTCTAAGAAGGAATAA
- a CDS encoding YihY/virulence factor BrkB family protein translates to MKIDFKSIKYFFTVGMFLTKEQRSKRREFFIRQIQKLYLTVKFFFERDHAAATTQLSFSTIMAIVPIASMIFAIANGFGFGQFLESQFREMLSAQPEAATWLLTLTQSYLVHAKTGLFIGIGLVIMLYSVFSLIRTVESAFDNIWQVKDSRPLSRVVIDYTALMFLVPISIIILSGLSIYFYSFVKNLNGLRFLGTIASFSFRFFVPWAILTLMFIVLYVFMPSAKVKITKTIGPAMIASMAMLCLQAVYIHGQIFLTSYNAIYGSFAALPLFMLWILASWYICLFCAELSYINQNLEYYECQIDTEDISHNDIMVLCATVLSHICQRFANDEKPHTALQIKAATHIPVRVMADILHKLKEVNLISENYSPTTDEVTYTPTHDTNNITMGEMIARLESEPASKFALLGFSPHKAWNHATYNKLEHIREAYLNELKSINIKDLKKHLKD, encoded by the coding sequence ATGAAGATAGATTTTAAAAGCATAAAATACTTCTTTACCGTTGGTATGTTCTTGACAAAAGAGCAACGATCGAAACGTAGAGAATTTTTTATTAGACAGATTCAAAAACTCTACCTTACCGTAAAATTCTTTTTTGAACGCGACCATGCCGCTGCTACTACACAGCTTTCATTTTCAACTATTATGGCAATTGTGCCTATAGCGTCTATGATTTTTGCTATTGCCAATGGCTTTGGCTTTGGTCAGTTCCTTGAAAGTCAGTTTCGTGAGATGCTCTCGGCTCAACCTGAGGCTGCCACTTGGTTGCTTACGCTTACACAGTCTTATCTTGTTCATGCCAAAACAGGACTCTTTATTGGAATTGGACTTGTGATAATGCTTTATAGTGTTTTCTCTCTGATCAGAACAGTAGAGTCTGCTTTTGATAATATATGGCAGGTTAAGGACAGTCGTCCTCTTAGTAGGGTAGTCATAGACTATACAGCCTTGATGTTTCTTGTTCCTATTAGTATTATTATACTTTCGGGACTGAGTATCTATTTCTATAGCTTTGTAAAGAATCTAAATGGTTTACGTTTTCTCGGTACAATTGCGAGTTTCTCATTTCGCTTTTTTGTGCCATGGGCTATTCTTACTCTTATGTTTATTGTGCTTTATGTTTTTATGCCCAGTGCTAAGGTTAAGATTACAAAAACAATTGGGCCTGCGATGATAGCCAGCATGGCTATGCTTTGCCTACAAGCTGTCTATATTCATGGTCAGATTTTCCTTACAAGCTATAATGCCATTTATGGTTCATTTGCTGCACTTCCACTGTTTATGCTATGGATTCTTGCATCATGGTATATTTGTTTGTTCTGCGCTGAACTCAGCTATATTAATCAGAATTTAGAGTACTATGAATGCCAGATAGATACGGAAGATATATCACATAATGATATTATGGTGTTGTGTGCGACGGTGTTGAGTCATATTTGTCAACGCTTTGCCAACGATGAAAAACCTCACACAGCGTTACAAATAAAGGCTGCAACACATATTCCAGTACGTGTAATGGCTGATATTCTTCATAAATTAAAAGAGGTAAATCTTATTTCAGAGAACTATTCGCCTACTACAGATGAAGTTACTTATACACCTACACACGACACAAATAACATAACAATGGGTGAGATGATTGCTCGTTTGGAATCTGAGCCTGCATCGAAGTTCGCTCTATTAGGTTTTTCACCTCATAAAGCGTGGAATCATGCTACATATAATAAGCTGGAACATATCCGTGAGGCTTATCTTAACGAGTTAAAATCTATCAATATTAAGGATTTGAAAAAACATCTGAAAGATTAA
- a CDS encoding NADP-dependent malic enzyme, whose protein sequence is MVKVTKEAALEYHNNGRPGKIEVTPTKPYSTQTDLSLAYSPGVAYPCLEIQQNPDDVYKYTDKGNLVAVISNGTAVLGLGNIGAMSGKPVMEGKGLLFKIYGGIDVFDIEVDEQDPDKFCEAVEKIAPTFGGINLEDIKAPECFAIEERLKRTLDIPVMHDDQHGTAIISAAGLKNALEVAGKNIADVKLVVNGAGAAAISCTKLYMALGLKKENIVMLDSKGVITSDSENLTPQKALFATDRRDVHTLEEAIKGADVFVGLSKGNILTQDMIRSMNENPIVFALANPVPEISYDDAIAARPDVIMSTGRSDYPNQINNVIGFPYIFRGALDVHAKAINEEMKMAAVLAIADLAKQTVPDVVNEVYHVNDLTFGPKYFIPKPVDPRLITEVSAAVAKAAMDSGVARTPIKDFKAYKQNLRQMLGQETKLTHTLHATAAQHPQRIVFAEGGHQTMMKAAVQAKQEGICVPILLGNPDRLNRVANRLKLDISDIEIIDMRADKEQGRRATYAKHLAEKRAREGYTFDEAYDKMYERNYFGMSMVENGDADAFITGLYTKYSNTIKVAKDVIGIRPEYKNFGTMHILNTKKGVFYIADTLINRHPDAEVLADIAKLAANSVSFFNDKAAIAMLSYSNFGSDKEGSPLKVHTAVEKLQKEYPDMAIDGEMQVNFALNKELRDEKFPFTRLKGLDVNTLIFPDLSSANSGYKLLQALSPEAEVIGPIQMGLNKPIHFTDFECSVRDIVNITAVAAIDAYVEKVKKNIL, encoded by the coding sequence ATGGTCAAGGTAACAAAAGAAGCCGCTTTGGAATATCATAACAACGGCCGTCCTGGCAAAATTGAAGTAACGCCTACAAAACCTTATAGTACACAGACAGACCTTAGTCTGGCATATTCGCCTGGCGTGGCATACCCATGCTTAGAAATTCAGCAGAATCCTGACGATGTATATAAATACACTGACAAAGGAAATTTGGTTGCTGTTATCAGTAATGGTACAGCCGTTTTAGGACTTGGTAACATCGGTGCTATGAGCGGTAAGCCTGTTATGGAAGGTAAGGGCTTGCTGTTTAAGATATATGGTGGTATTGATGTTTTCGATATAGAAGTAGATGAACAGGACCCTGACAAGTTCTGCGAGGCTGTTGAAAAGATTGCTCCAACCTTTGGTGGAATCAATCTTGAAGACATCAAGGCTCCGGAATGCTTTGCTATTGAAGAGCGTTTGAAGAGAACTCTTGATATTCCTGTTATGCATGATGACCAGCATGGAACAGCTATTATCTCTGCTGCTGGTTTGAAGAATGCACTGGAAGTTGCAGGTAAAAATATTGCTGATGTTAAATTAGTAGTAAATGGTGCAGGTGCTGCAGCTATCTCATGTACAAAGCTGTATATGGCTTTAGGATTGAAGAAAGAGAATATTGTAATGCTTGATTCAAAGGGTGTTATTACTTCTGACTCTGAGAACCTCACACCACAAAAGGCTCTTTTTGCCACTGATCGTCGTGATGTTCACACCTTAGAGGAAGCAATTAAGGGGGCTGACGTATTTGTTGGATTATCAAAGGGTAACATTCTGACTCAGGACATGATTCGTTCTATGAACGAGAATCCTATTGTCTTTGCATTGGCTAACCCTGTTCCTGAGATTTCATACGATGATGCTATTGCTGCACGTCCTGACGTAATCATGTCAACTGGCCGTTCAGACTATCCTAACCAGATTAATAACGTAATCGGTTTCCCGTACATTTTCCGCGGTGCATTGGATGTTCATGCTAAGGCTATCAATGAGGAAATGAAGATGGCTGCAGTGTTAGCTATTGCTGATTTGGCTAAGCAAACTGTTCCAGACGTTGTAAATGAGGTATATCATGTAAATGACCTTACATTCGGGCCTAAGTACTTTATCCCAAAACCAGTTGACCCACGACTGATCACAGAAGTTAGTGCGGCTGTTGCTAAGGCAGCTATGGATAGCGGTGTTGCACGTACGCCTATCAAGGATTTCAAAGCTTATAAGCAGAATCTTCGTCAGATGTTAGGGCAGGAAACAAAACTGACCCACACACTCCACGCTACTGCAGCGCAACATCCACAGCGCATTGTATTTGCTGAAGGTGGTCACCAAACAATGATGAAGGCTGCTGTACAGGCTAAACAGGAAGGTATCTGTGTTCCTATCCTATTAGGAAATCCAGACCGTTTGAACCGTGTCGCTAATCGCTTGAAACTTGATATCTCAGATATTGAGATTATTGACATGCGCGCAGATAAGGAGCAGGGACGTCGTGCAACTTACGCAAAACACTTAGCAGAGAAGCGTGCACGCGAAGGCTACACCTTCGACGAGGCATACGACAAGATGTATGAGCGTAACTATTTCGGTATGTCAATGGTTGAAAATGGTGATGCGGATGCGTTTATCACTGGTTTGTATACTAAATATAGCAATACTATTAAGGTTGCAAAGGATGTCATAGGTATTCGCCCAGAGTATAAAAACTTTGGTACAATGCACATTTTGAATACTAAAAAGGGAGTTTTCTACATAGCAGATACATTAATTAATCGTCATCCTGATGCAGAAGTATTAGCTGACATTGCAAAGTTAGCTGCTAACTCTGTTAGCTTCTTCAATGATAAGGCTGCTATCGCAATGCTCTCCTACTCTAACTTTGGTTCTGATAAGGAAGGTTCTCCATTAAAGGTACATACTGCTGTTGAAAAGTTGCAAAAGGAGTATCCTGACATGGCGATTGACGGTGAGATGCAGGTTAACTTTGCATTAAATAAAGAACTACGTGATGAGAAGTTCCCATTCACTCGTTTGAAAGGATTAGATGTTAACACACTCATCTTCCCTGACTTATCTTCTGCCAACAGTGGTTATAAACTTTTGCAGGCTTTGAGCCCAGAAGCTGAGGTTATTGGCCCAATCCAGATGGGTCTTAACAAACCAATTCATTTCACCGACTTCGAGTGTTCTGTACGTGACATCGTGAATATCACAGCGGTTGCGGCTATTGATGCTTATGTAGAGAAAGTAAAAAAGAACATATTATAA